The Episyrphus balteatus chromosome 3, idEpiBalt1.1, whole genome shotgun sequence genome segment tcttcTTCGTCGTTGTTGTAGTCTTGTGTGGGGTGGTGTGGGTCGTCCGGTCTGCTAGATTTTGACAATAATGAGGAGTGGCAGTTCGGAATTATTACTCGAACAGCAACAACAAGAGCTACGGTTACGTAAAAAACGAGAACTGGCTCCGAAAAAGAAAAATGGTAATCGTCGTTTTCGGTCGTGGCGTGAACGTGTTAAATTTTACGGGACATCAACATTGGCTTTCTTCTCGGTAACAGCTGGTGCGTCGCTGCTGTTCTTGGTACCCCTTTATGTTGATCCAGCGATATCGACAATAAGCCACGACTTCATCGATTCACCCACACTGTGTACGACTGTGCGTCGTGAAGATCTAATCGGCATATTTAATTGCTCGTGGAGTTCTTGCCGCGAAGGTTGCACTTCGGATTTGTACAAGTGCGTTCATATATATGTGACGTTTATCGAGCAAAATATCACCATACCGGAAAATGTgaccgattttagtaattttaCCGCCGAAATGGAGCAATCGGCCGAGGCGATTCTACTcgttaatattaagggctgcgGTTATCCGCCCACAGTGACGTGCAAGGATTTCAATGGGTTTTATGGGCTCGAAGGGGCTATATATCCATGTTATTATTCGCGAAAGAATAAAACTGTGGTATTGACGTCCTATAATCACGAAGATCAGATCCAGGTgatagtgaatttttttttcgtgccATTTATTGTTACTGTTGTGTCGTCAATAGCTCTATGCATAATGCATTGTGATTGTACGTGTAAAAAGGACCGCAGCCATCGGCGGAATCGTCAACCGCAATGCCGTAGACCGAGAATTGAAAATTTaaggtgagttttttttttttttttttgtgaaattcatGGTCACCTGATAAGGATGTGTcacatttctgttttttttttttttttttttgcaaatcattATAAGGGTAGCCACTTGTGGTATTATGCGTGTGATGTGTCACAAAAATGAGTAGTTTCATTGGTTTTTGTCATAATAACACTTTTGTCCTTTTTGAATATGTGTTTgcgtaggtttttttttttttaattaatttaatgttgttatttgacatttttgtttaaataatgcaaataataattttgtatgtcAACCTTCTTCATACGTtatattaagttaaaataaaagaaaaagtaaataaaaaatggcgcccaatgcgtTGGAAGAGagagcaaaattttaaaagaatgaaAACAAAAGACTGGAGTATGTTTATGGATTTTCCgtgaattagtttttttttcataaactttttttgagaTGACCATGGCCAATTGCTGTGTTGATGAGTTCAATAGAGTTCAGTTAGAATAAATtcctaaatacatttttttggtaatttgttAGAAATATTAGAATTTCTCATAATCAATCACCCACCAGTTCATACATtcgccaatttttttcaatcttaCTTATTTTGATGGTTTTTATACAAGTGAAAGTCAATTCCTTAAAAATTTCACCGTGCTCACGGTCGGTAGTAGACGTATCACGTAATGTCCTATGGAAGTGTGGAGCTTTATCCATAACTGAAGTGTGTTTGGTTTTTGAGAAAAGGTCTTTTATCCTCGTTTTAACAATACCTTTGAAACACTACTGGTAtcagctccgtgaagccagatcttcgacctcaaaatttttgaacctaacttgtctaattcgtttgtccatgtTTTTCCACccaaattttagagcaaattcttttttgtcgtgataacgtcttataaatcgatgaaccatggcagccaccacaaaaaagtgactccattttctagcgttacactctcgcactttcgcagtgcggcaaaaaatttaaattaaaaattaaaaataaactattagagatacaaaaatctgctaaagcttatttgaaagataataatctaaagtcTAATCcaaataaaggatttttaaaaattccgtcatttaatagggtaaacaggggtaaaacggaaagatgaaatttgtttgttgtttgaacgttgatcaggtgttgtgggtatgacaaaatgttgaatatgggtaggggaaattttttttgacaattcttaaGGTGCCAGctgaaagatgaaggaaaaaaaattaggcttcTCATAccgatttttttccaacactctgcgtttcgaaatatgaatttttgaaaaatacctacttttttaggggtatttttgggcagtttttgattattagctttttttggagcgttcaaaaaatctcaaattataTGGGACATGAAGGAGTGAtaaatgcgcatacatgtgcaaaacgttggaatcgttaaaagagttttgactgaatacggagaaaaataagttttaaaaaaacaggttttttggccgtttttaaccgattttcatcgttttttatttttatctttttttttaatagatagaggaatattatatgTAGAGAAAAGGTCTTTTATCCTCGTTtttaatgatagaccatgactacgactatatgtgtgcgaaatttcaatcattttcgtaaacacaattttgagataacgttaaaataaaattttagaatttaacaggttataactttttaccaagagcagatagaaatttaattaaacatttatgagcatcctgatacaattacctttcaattggtatatcacacataacgctagactaactacaagccacacaatgttaaatcaagaaacttgcgaaaaaacatcataccaccagtggagatctgttgcgccatgaatAGCCactagtgtgggaagtaccataatctcagtctggaaattccacatggttgactttaaaaacttCTTGACTTCTAACTTcctctaacttctcttgtaggcatctttgaaatgagattgatacgtcatttgaaaggtgaaacaataagctttcacatggtataaattttttttatatgttgttagggaaaaaattcatttaatagcatgagaacataaaaataaatgtttttttgctttttttgatgaaatttcatggagtttgtagatgtctcatagacttgatctatatatatttttagctaagacaataagctttcagatggtgtaaaaatttttatagattgttaaaaaaaagggatttaatagcgtgagaagttaaatttacatgttttctttgctttttttgatgaaaatgattgttttaaataaattattttaatactttttgctcattgtaaaaatttaaaaatggttttattattaagaagaaatatttggctttttaatggtataattttttttgtgagcttttaaaataaaaaaaaataatataatgagaaaagaaaaaaggtatttttttagctttttcttgtaaattatgattgtttgaaataaataattccttcaaatggctcattttaaaagcacacaacctgttttcttacgacgttatcacgtaaaatcgtcgtccgtaaaccggatttacagacaacctctttttttttataaattcagtTTTGAATTTCTCCTAAGTACGTAGATcaatttcgattaaaaaaaaaaaacattggaaTAGATTTAatgtaaatcaaaaataaaactttgaaaacaaaatttaaaaaattaaatttttgaaaacgggagattgtttttttttttttttaattaaggttTAAGATGTGGATCATTATTTACTTTCTGTTAGTACACAAATGAATTTTGAGTTTATCATAAGATTTTCTTCTAGTtacaatttttacaaattttgtagATACAGAAATGTAGGTACATGAAATTTCATACTAAGGTATGAAAGTTTTATACAAGTGTTCAAAACTTTAAGGGGTCTGGCCTGGTAGACCGAAAAAacgacttttttaattaaaaccattGATTGTATTAAAACTGGCACCGCCGCCGTGGTGTTGGTTGTCTCAGAGGACCTCCACATGATACGTGCCCATCTGGTACTCGGTTATGgtatatctgaaaaaaaaatcaggttaTTCATAAATATACATAGttgtatatttaattttttgaatcaaaaattcaaatttcttttagtttattttcaatAACATAAACAAATTTCCGGCAATCGCCatttcttaacttaaaaaaaatgaacagtaaaaaaaaacactcacaaGTTACCTATGGAAAACTATTATCTATTTTATATTAACCTGCAATATAAAATGTTCTaaatacaccacagtgacccccGGAGGATGATAATAAAAACTGTATGCAATACCTATACTTAATAAGTTTTTGtgttaatatttgtttattttaagctctcatgaaaaacaaaa includes the following:
- the LOC129917201 gene encoding protein tipE isoform X1; amino-acid sequence: MRSGSSELLLEQQQQELRLRKKRELAPKKKNGNRRFRSWRERVKFYGTSTLAFFSVTAGASLLFLVPLYVDPAISTISHDFIDSPTLCTTVRREDLIGIFNCSWSSCREGCTSDLYKCVHIYVTFIEQNITIPENVTDFSNFTAEMEQSAEAILLVNIKGCGYPPTVTCKDFNGFYGLEGAIYPCYYSRKNKTVVLTSYNHEDQIQVIVNFFFVPFIVTVVSSIALCIMHCDCTCKKDRSHRRNRQPQCRRPRIENLSDTSISTRVDMLTPAIEVYKPPL
- the LOC129917201 gene encoding protein tipE isoform X2, translated to MRSGSSELLLEQQQQELRLRKKRELAPKKKNGNRRFRSWRERVKFYGTSTLAFFSVTAGASLLFLVPLYVDPAISTISHDFIDSPTLCTTVRREDLIGIFNCSWSSCREGCTSDLYKCVHIYVTFIEQNITIPENVTDFSNFTAEMEQSAEAILLVNIKGCGYPPTVTCKDFNGFYGLEGAIYPCYYSRKNKTVVLTSYNHEDQIQVIVNFFFVPFIVTVVSSIALCIMHCDCTCKKDRSHRRNRQPQCRRPRIENLR